One window of Salegentibacter sp. Hel_I_6 genomic DNA carries:
- a CDS encoding phosphoglycerate mutase family protein — MKRYHLIFSLIFLTACNFGDREPEEIIENAKQPSEEITTYYFIRHTEKDTTDSTNKDPNLTEAGLKRAENWAKTFKDIDFDLIYSSDYKRTLNTAKPIAEAKNKEIRIFNTEKLNDKDFQEETKNKTVLVVGHSNLNPEWVNYILGKEKYEDLDESVYGSLFIVTIHPDDSRTSEVLYFN, encoded by the coding sequence ATGAAGCGCTACCATTTAATATTCAGTCTTATTTTTTTAACCGCGTGTAATTTTGGGGATAGGGAACCTGAAGAAATTATTGAAAACGCCAAACAACCTTCAGAAGAAATTACAACTTACTATTTTATACGCCATACTGAAAAAGATACTACAGATTCTACAAATAAAGATCCTAACCTTACTGAAGCTGGTTTGAAACGTGCCGAAAACTGGGCAAAAACATTTAAGGATATCGATTTTGATCTTATCTATAGTTCAGATTATAAGCGCACCTTGAATACAGCCAAACCTATTGCAGAGGCAAAAAATAAGGAGATAAGAATTTTTAACACCGAAAAATTAAACGATAAAGATTTTCAGGAAGAAACAAAGAATAAAACAGTTCTAGTAGTAGGTCACAGCAATCTCAACCCAGAATGGGTTAATTATATTTTAGGCAAGGAAAAATATGAAGATCTTGATGAAAGCGTTTATGGAAGTTTATTTATTGTAACCATACATCCTGACGATAGCCGAACTTCGGAGGTATTGTATTTTAATTAA